Genomic window (Bradyrhizobium sp. 186):
AAATCAAACAAGGGCAGCACTTCCAGCCGCCGCCGCTTTCTCAAGGTCGCTGCCGCGGGAGCCGCCGCGACGGTAGCCGCGCCGATGATCGCTAGCGCGCAGGGACCAGTCAGTATGCGCTTTCAGAGCACCTGGCCGTCGAAGGATATCTTCCACGAATACGCACTCGACTACGCCAAGACGGTCAACGACATGACCGGCGGCGACCTCAAGATCGAGGTGCTTCCCGCTGGCGCCGTGGTGCCCGCGTTCGGGCTGATCGATGCCGTGTCGAAAGGCACGCTCGACGGCGGCCATGGCGTGCTGGTCTACCACTACGGCAAGCAGAACGCGCTGGCGCTGTGGGGTTCGGGTCCGGGCTACGCCATGGACGCCAACATGCTGCTCGCCTGGCACAGGTGGGGCGGCGGCAAGGAGCTTCTCGCCAAGCTGTATGCATCGCTCGGCCTGAACGTGGTTTCGTTCCCCTACGGTCCGATGGCAACGCAGCCGCTCGGCTGGTTCAAGAAACCGGTCACCAACGTCGACGACTTCAAAGGCATCAAATTCCGCACCGTCGGCATCTCCATCGACATGTTCACCGCCATGGGCGCCGCGGTGAACGCGCTGCCCGGCGGCGAAATCGTGTCGGCGATGGACCGCGGCCTGATTGATGCAGCAGAGTTCAACAATGCCTCGTCGGACCGTCTGCTCGGCTTCGCCGACGTCTCCAAGGTCTGCATGCTCCAGAGCTACCACCAGAACGCCGAGCAGCTCGAAATCACCTTCAATAAGACCAGGTACGATGCGCTGCCAGACAAGATGAAGGCGATCATTGCCAATGCGGTGACCGCCGCTTCACAGGAGATGCAGTGGAAGGCGATCGACCGCTACTCGAAGGACTATGTCGAGTTGCAGACCAAGGACAAGGTGAAGTTCTACAAGACGCCGGATTCAGTCCTCAAACGGCAGCTTGAGATCTTCGATGACATCGTGAAGAAGTACTCGGCGACAAATCCGCTGTTCAAGGAAATCGTCGAATCGCAGATCGCGTTTGCCAGCCGGGCGACTCAATGGGAACAGGACACCGTCGTCAACCGCAAGATGGCGTTCGACTACTACTTCGGGCCGAAAGGGACCGCGAAGAAGACCTGACGGCATATTGAACCGGCAAAGCCCCGTTCGGGACGACGACCGGATGGTGCTTTGTCATTTCAATGTTTCCTCGGATTGATCGGCGGCGACCAATGACGGTCCAGAGATTCCTGCTCATTGTCGACGAAATCAGCACGTGGTGCGGCAAGGCCGCGGCCTGGCTGATCATCTTGCTGATGGCCGTCGTCTGCGTCGAAGTGTTCAAGCGCTACATCATGAACATGCCCACGGCGTGGATCTTCGATCTCGATAACATGCTGTACGGAACCGCGTTTATGCTGTGCGGCGCCTACACGCTGGCGCAGAACGCCCATGTCCGCGGCGACTTCCTTTACAGCTCGATGCGACCGCGTATGCAGGCGTCGCTGGACATCGTGCTATATGCGGTTTTTTTTATCCCTGGTATCGCCGCCCTCATATACGCGGGCTTCGACTACGCCGCCGATTCGTGGAGGATCGCGGAGCATTCGAATGTCACAGCAGACGGGCCGCCGGTTTATCACTTCAAGTCCATGATCCCCATCGCCGGCGCGCTGGTGATGCTGCAAGGCATCGCCGAGATCGTGCGTTGCGTCGTCTGCCTGCAGACCGGCGAATGGCCCAACCGACTCAAGGACGTCGCGGAGATCGACGTCATCGAGCAGCAACTTGCGCACAGCGAATATGTCGATGAAGAGTCGCGCAAGCTCGCCATCGAGCGGGCGCATGAAATCGACGAGAGTGCGCGCCAGCGCGGTATGGGCGGGGACCTGAACACATGAGCGATCCGGCACTCGGGCTCTTGATGCTCACGCTCATCGTGGTTGTGATCATGATGGGCTTCCCGACAGCGTTCACGCTGATGGGCCTGGGCATATTTTTTGGCTACATCGCGTTCTATGACCCGACGCATTCCTGGGCCGACAACCGCGTGTTCGATTTGATGGTTGAACGCACCTATGGCGCCATGACCAACGACGTCCTGATCTCCATCCCGCTGTTCGTGCTGATGGGCTACGTGATGGAGCGCGGCGCGCTGGTCGACAAGATGTTCTACTCGATCCAGCTCGCGTTCCGCCGCGTGCCGGCTTCGCTTGCGGTCGCGACCCTGATCGTCTGCACGTTTTGGGGGATCGCGAGCGGCCTTGTCGGCGCGGTGGTGGTGCTGATGGGCGTCATCGCATTTAATCCCATGCTCAAGGCTGGATACGACGTGAAGCTCGCCTCCGGCGTCATCACGGCGGGCGGCACGCTCGGCATTCTGATCCCGCCGTCTGTGATGATCATCGTCTATGCTGCGGTCGCCGGTCAGTCGATCGTCAAGCTGTACGCGGCGGCGATGTTCCCCGGCTTCTTTCTGTCGTTCCTATATCTCATTTACATAGTCGCCTGGGCGATGATCAATCCGAAGATCGCCCCGCCATTGCCGGAGGACCAAACGAAGGTTCCGGTGCCGGCATGGCTGTCGAGGTTCGAGGACACCTACCGTTCGCAAACGATCCTGATCTCGCTGATCAAGGGGCTGCTCTCGCCGTCGAGGGTAAGGCAAATCGACGCGGAAGGCCGTCCGGTCAGCTACTGGATGCTGCTCTCGAGCTTCGGTTACGCGCTGGTGCCGTTTGTGATCGTCGCCGGCACGTTGGCCACCGTATGGTGGTACGTCGTCATTCACCAGCAGGCTCCCATCGAACTCGCGGTAACCGGCGTGCAGCAATTGGGCACACCGGAGCTGGTTACGGGCGAGGCCACGCCCGCTGAACTGGGACCAGGACTCGAATTCTACCTCTGGTTCTGGGGCATCACGGCGGTTTGTGCGCTGTTGCAGGTCCGTTACTACTGGCGGTTCAACGCCGAGCGGCTCTCGATCGTGAAACTGCTGACCTCGTCGACCATGCCGCTCGGCATTCTCACCGTCGTCGTACTCGCCGTAATCCTGTTCGGAATCTGCACCGCGACCGAGTCCGCCGCCGTTGGCGCCTTTGGCGCTTTCTTGCTGGCGGTGCAAGCCCGCACGCTCAACTGGGAACGCACCAAGCAGGCGGTGTTTCTGACCGCCAAGACCACGGCCATGGTGTGCTGGCTGTTCGTCGGCTCGGCGCTGTTCTCGGCGGTGTTCGCGATTCTCGGCGGGCAGGCGCTGCTCGAGCGATGGGTACTATCGTTCGACATGTCGCCGGTGTCGTTCATGCTCCTGTCGCAGGCGATCATCTTCGTGCTCGGTTGGCCGCTGGAATGGACCGAGATCATCATCATCTTCGTGCCAATCTTCCTGCCGATGCTGAAGCACTTCAACATCGACCCGATCCTGTGGGGGACACTGGTGTTCGTGAACCTGCAGGCGGCGTTCCTGTCGCCGCCGGTCGCGATGTCGGCGTTCTACCTCAAAGGCGTGGCCCCGAAGCACGTCACGCTCAACCAGATTTTTGCCGGCATGATGCCCTACATGCTGATCGTCATCCTGTGCATGGTGATCATGTATGTCTGGCCCGGCATGACGCTGTGGCTGCCGAACTATCTGTACGGAAGTTGAGGCGTAGCGGGGGGCACCGGGCGCTTGTCACACGGAAATGTTGCCCAAGGAGGGGAATCACACGCAACCACCGACACGCGGTTGGTAGCCGAGACGTTTGCTCTCCGAGCAAAGGTCACACGTTCGAATCGTGTCGGGTGCGCCAGATTTTCTTTATTTTGGAGCGCGATATGCGCCCTCGGACTTGGGCACTGCCTGATTCCAGCGAGTAAGCAATATGGAGGAAAATCGTCGCCGAGTGCAGAAAGCTTGGCAACTGACGATGTCGGCCGAAAGGTCGCTGGCCCAAGACCAACGATCGATTCCATAAAAAGTTGGATTGGCGCTCTCGGGCAGCCGAACCCGCGATACCTCATTCGATCTTTCGCGTGAGCATTTCGTGAGCCCATGAGCGAGCTCAGCTCGAAAGTCCACGAACCTTAGGTCGGGCGAAAGCAACCGTTGCGGAGACCCGAAAGAGGGCGCGTTTTCGGCGCCGCCCTCGTACCGCGGGGCGCAATCGCCATTGCCAGACCAACTCGCCTCCGTCTCCCACCTATGTGGTTCGTATCGTGAAGCGCCCGGCTAACGTTGGTTCAGTTCGGCTCAGATTTTGCAGGTTCAGATAGCGGACACGCCGACCACAGGCAAAGGTGCACGAACCACCATCGGGCGGCAGCCAGGTCGGATCTGTACTGACGCGCCGTTCTTTCGCATGCAGCGTGTTCCTGCCACACATTAATGCGCCGGCTGAAACAGCTCGATCGGATTGCCTGACGGGTCCTCAAGTAGAATTTGCGAACCGCCTACCCCTTTCAGTATTTCATTGCGAAAGTTCAGCCCGCTTGTGCGCAATCGATTTGCTTCCGACTCAATGTCGTTGACCATAAGCAGGATCCGGTTCCAGCCTCCGGGGGCCGGATGCCGGCCATCTGGCATTGCGCGCGCCCCGGAACTGCCCGGACCGCTCAGCAACAATCGCAGGCTTTCGCGGGTAACGGAAGCAAAGGCCGGCCGGGCATCCTGCTCGAGCGTGAAGCCGAGATGCGTGACGTAGAATTCAATCGACGCGGCGACATCCTCCACAATGTAGCGGACGCTTACGTTGGTCATTTTGGCCTCCTTTCAGGCGCACACATATTGTCCCATCATCCCGGCATCCTCGTGTTCGAGGATGTGACAGTGATACATGAAGGGATGCTCCCGCGTCGCGGGACGATTGAAGGCAACCAGAAGTTCGGCCTTGTCCTCGACGAGAACCACATCCTTCCACCCTGCCAGATGAGCAGGCGGTGGCGCGCCCGCGAGCGACAGAATCCGAAATGACGCGCCGTGCACATGAAACGGATGAGCCATGCCGATCGAGACGATCTCCCAGACTTCCAGCGTGCCAAGCTTGGTATCGGCGTCGATACGCGCCAGGTCATGGGTCTTGCCGTTGATGCACATGCCGGGAAGCATGCCCATTTCCGTCGGCCGTTGACCTCCGCATATCCCGCTGTCCAGCACCAACTGACGGCGGCGAACAGCCTTGGTTGAATCGGCTGTAGCAGGCTCAACGAGGCGCGCTGGAAAATCTCTTACTGTTCCTACCGCCGGCGTTGGTTCAAAACGCAGGATCGAGACAAAATCGCCACTTCCATCCGGCGACACCGCACCAAAGATACCCATGAGCGTGTCAGGGCCAGTCTCAAGCATGACTGGTTTGCGGTCGGCGAAATCGACAAGGATTTCGAAACGCTCCGCGGGAGAAGCCCTGAGCTGGTTCATCGTGACCGACGCTGAAAGGAATCCGGCGTCTGACGCTACGACGCGAAACTCGCGACCATCGCTGAACCGCAGGTCGAAATTTTGCGCGTTGGCTGCATTGAGAATTCGCAGCCGCACCAAACTGCATGGGACCTGAGCGACGGGGTGAACCACGCCATTGACGATGATGGTGCTGCCCCGGCTGCCATACTGGATCGTTTGGGGATCGGGAGCGCGATCGTACAGAAGCGACCCGTCGGTATCGAACGATCGATCCTGAATGATTATGGGCAGATCGTCGATACCGTACGTGCGCGGCAGACCGAGGTTGGTGTCCGAGCCGTCGTCGACAATGATCAGTCCGGTGAGACCCATATAGATTTGCCGGGCCGTATCATGGTGCAGATGAGGATGGAACCATGCAGTTGAAGCTGGCTGTTCAATCCTGAGTCTCGGGCGCCACATACCGCCTGACTTGATGATCTGATGCGGCCCGCCATCAACGTCTCCTGGCACCAGAAGCCCGTGCCAGTGCACTGTCGTGTCAACGTCAAGCGCATTCTCGACCGTCATCTCCACCTCATCGCCACGTCGGAGGCGGATGGCCGGTCCAAGAACGGGACCCGAATAGCCGTAGGAATGCGTCGGCTTGCCCTTGATGAAGGCGTGCCGTCCGGAGGCGGCCTTCAATTTTACCGCGTTCCCCTGCTTGGCCGCATCGATCAGCGGAGGGATGGGCAGGCGCCTTGTGAAATGCACCGACTCGCCTTGCGCGAGGTGGGCGCCGATGAGGCTGCCCGCGAGGCCACCCGAAACAATTGCGGCGGATCCGTTCGTAAATTGGCGTCGGGTCAGCATCGATTGCAAAACTCGCCTTCATTCCATTCGAACCGGTCTGACGTAGTACCACAGAAGGTGCCGTCAGTATCTTTGGCCCGCTGCCGGGGACCGGCCAGTAAACGCCACGTGCTTTGACCGACGGTATCGGGAACCGATAATGACAGCAGGCGGTTCTTTTCGCCTGGCAAAGGAGAGAGCAGGATGACATTTTCGACTTACCGCTTGCCGCCGCGCTCTCTTGATCAAGACTCTTTGCGGGAAACGCGCTTCAGTCGTCGTGAATTGCTGCTGGGAGCCGGCACTGCGGGTCTCGCAGCGGTCATGAACCGCCCCTGCTACCCGCAAGCCGCGGCGCCGTCTGCCGACCACACCATCCGGATTGCCCCGATCTCGCTGGAAATAGGGCCGAACAAGGTCATCCAGACCACAGGCTACAACAATACGGTGCCAGGACCGCCGCTTCGTCTCAAGGAAGGCTCCCCGGTGGCCATCAACGTGGTCAACGATTCCGGCTATGCTAATCTGATCCACTGGCATGGACTGTTCGTCCCACCCCTTCAGGACGGCGCAGTAGAAGAGGGTTCGCCGATTATCCCGCCGGGGGAAGCGCTGCTTTACAGCTTCACACCGAAACCGGCCGGCACGCGATGGTACCACAGCCACGCCATGGCGATGACTGATCTCAATCGCAGCACGTATTCGGGCGAGTTCGGTTTCCTCATCATCGATCCGG
Coding sequences:
- a CDS encoding TRAP transporter large permease subunit; this encodes MSDPALGLLMLTLIVVVIMMGFPTAFTLMGLGIFFGYIAFYDPTHSWADNRVFDLMVERTYGAMTNDVLISIPLFVLMGYVMERGALVDKMFYSIQLAFRRVPASLAVATLIVCTFWGIASGLVGAVVVLMGVIAFNPMLKAGYDVKLASGVITAGGTLGILIPPSVMIIVYAAVAGQSIVKLYAAAMFPGFFLSFLYLIYIVAWAMINPKIAPPLPEDQTKVPVPAWLSRFEDTYRSQTILISLIKGLLSPSRVRQIDAEGRPVSYWMLLSSFGYALVPFVIVAGTLATVWWYVVIHQQAPIELAVTGVQQLGTPELVTGEATPAELGPGLEFYLWFWGITAVCALLQVRYYWRFNAERLSIVKLLTSSTMPLGILTVVVLAVILFGICTATESAAVGAFGAFLLAVQARTLNWERTKQAVFLTAKTTAMVCWLFVGSALFSAVFAILGGQALLERWVLSFDMSPVSFMLLSQAIIFVLGWPLEWTEIIIIFVPIFLPMLKHFNIDPILWGTLVFVNLQAAFLSPPVAMSAFYLKGVAPKHVTLNQIFAGMMPYMLIVILCMVIMYVWPGMTLWLPNYLYGS
- a CDS encoding multicopper oxidase domain-containing protein; the encoded protein is MLTRRQFTNGSAAIVSGGLAGSLIGAHLAQGESVHFTRRLPIPPLIDAAKQGNAVKLKAASGRHAFIKGKPTHSYGYSGPVLGPAIRLRRGDEVEMTVENALDVDTTVHWHGLLVPGDVDGGPHQIIKSGGMWRPRLRIEQPASTAWFHPHLHHDTARQIYMGLTGLIIVDDGSDTNLGLPRTYGIDDLPIIIQDRSFDTDGSLLYDRAPDPQTIQYGSRGSTIIVNGVVHPVAQVPCSLVRLRILNAANAQNFDLRFSDGREFRVVASDAGFLSASVTMNQLRASPAERFEILVDFADRKPVMLETGPDTLMGIFGAVSPDGSGDFVSILRFEPTPAVGTVRDFPARLVEPATADSTKAVRRRQLVLDSGICGGQRPTEMGMLPGMCINGKTHDLARIDADTKLGTLEVWEIVSIGMAHPFHVHGASFRILSLAGAPPPAHLAGWKDVVLVEDKAELLVAFNRPATREHPFMYHCHILEHEDAGMMGQYVCA
- a CDS encoding TRAP transporter small permease subunit, translated to MTVQRFLLIVDEISTWCGKAAAWLIILLMAVVCVEVFKRYIMNMPTAWIFDLDNMLYGTAFMLCGAYTLAQNAHVRGDFLYSSMRPRMQASLDIVLYAVFFIPGIAALIYAGFDYAADSWRIAEHSNVTADGPPVYHFKSMIPIAGALVMLQGIAEIVRCVVCLQTGEWPNRLKDVAEIDVIEQQLAHSEYVDEESRKLAIERAHEIDESARQRGMGGDLNT
- a CDS encoding twin-arginine translocation signal domain-containing protein yields the protein MTKSNKGSTSSRRRFLKVAAAGAAATVAAPMIASAQGPVSMRFQSTWPSKDIFHEYALDYAKTVNDMTGGDLKIEVLPAGAVVPAFGLIDAVSKGTLDGGHGVLVYHYGKQNALALWGSGPGYAMDANMLLAWHRWGGGKELLAKLYASLGLNVVSFPYGPMATQPLGWFKKPVTNVDDFKGIKFRTVGISIDMFTAMGAAVNALPGGEIVSAMDRGLIDAAEFNNASSDRLLGFADVSKVCMLQSYHQNAEQLEITFNKTRYDALPDKMKAIIANAVTAASQEMQWKAIDRYSKDYVELQTKDKVKFYKTPDSVLKRQLEIFDDIVKKYSATNPLFKEIVESQIAFASRATQWEQDTVVNRKMAFDYYFGPKGTAKKT
- a CDS encoding VOC family protein; translated protein: MTNVSVRYIVEDVAASIEFYVTHLGFTLEQDARPAFASVTRESLRLLLSGPGSSGARAMPDGRHPAPGGWNRILLMVNDIESEANRLRTSGLNFRNEILKGVGGSQILLEDPSGNPIELFQPAH